The Candidatus Bathyarchaeota archaeon sequence GAAGTCTTCGTGCATCCAAACTACAGGAGACAAGGCATAGGAAGCACCCTCCTGAAAAAGGCGATAGAATATGCAAAAAGTAGAAACAGAAAAATTGCGGGTCTTTGGGTCGGAGTGGAAAACTATGAAGCAAAGAAATTCTATGAAAAATTCGGATTTAACGAAAGAGTAACCATCGGAAAATGGACAAGAATGATAAAGAAAATTTAGAGCTACGAGAAACCCTTAAATCATCTAAAATGAAATTTTAGCTTGGAATGATGTGAGGCGACGGCGTGGAGCCTCTGGCTGTGAAACAACTAACCTGCACTGACCACCTCTCATAGAATCTTATTTTAAGAAGTTCCAAGAGAATTCCTTCCGAGAAAATGCGAATATTAAAGGCAACAAACAAGAACATTCGCTTAGCTGTAGAAACCATCAAAAGGGGAGGACTAGTTGTTTATCCAACAGACACGGTTTACGGACTTGGATGCGACCCATTTAATGTAAATTCTGTAAGGAAAGTTTTCGAAGTTAAAGGAAGAACCAGAAAACCTCTCCCTGTTCTCGCCTACAGCATAAAGGACGTTGAAAAAGTAGCTGAAGTTACTGAGTCAGCCGTAAAAATAGCAAGGAAGTTTTGGCCTGGGCCTCTAACATTAATTCTTCCCAGAAAACCCAAGCTTCCAGGCGTAGTTACATGCAATTTAAACTCTGTAGGCGTAAGAATACCGGGGCATAAAATTGCCCTTGAGCTTATACGCATTTCAAACGGGCTTTTGATAGGGACAAGCGCCAACAAAACCGGAGAAGAACCCCCAAGAACTCCGTTGGAGGCTGCTCAACAGATTGGAGATAAAGTTGACATAATAATTGATGGAGGTCCAACTCCGTTGGGTAAATCTTCAACGGTAGTTGACTTGACAAGGGAAAAGCCGACTCTTGTTCGAGAAGGGCCAATAGGTTTAGACGCTGTTCTCAAGGCTTTAAAGGCTTAGCTTTTCAAGAACTAGAATCTTCTACGGGTTAACCGCAAAAAAGGGCTAACGTAGCCTTCCCCTAACGAGTGAAGCGAAAACTCCCAAGAAACAAAGGGCAGAGAAAACCCTAAACACCGTTCTTGCCCCTTCTAAGAAAAGCGGATACTGCTCAGGCGTGATTTGAACTCCCCCAAGGTAAAGGGTCAATACCAACATGGCTACTGCCATGCTCAAAGTTTGTCCAATCAATCTCATAGTCCCAAGGGTTCCTGAAGCAACCCCGTAAAATCTTTTCTCAACAGAGCTCATAACAGCGTTTGTATTGGGAGAAGAAAATAGAGCAAAACCGAGACCCAATAAACTTAAGTTTGCTACGATAAGACTCAAAGCGGTTCCTTCATTTAGAAAGGCAAAAAGTAAAAGCCCCGCGAAAGTTAAGGTCATCCCCGCCGACGCCACAATCCGCGGTTCAACCCTGTCAGAAAGCCTCCCAGAAAAAGGTGACATAACAGCTTGCACAACGGGTTGAGCTAGCAAAACCAGCCCCGCACTTTGAGGACTAAGCCCCTTCACGTATTGGAGGTATAAACTTAAAAGAAAGCTCACAGCGAAGGTAGCGCTGTAATTTATCAAAGCCGCCAAGTTAGAGAAAGCAAAAACTCGGTTATTTAGGAACAAGTGCACATTTAAAACAGGGTTTTTCATTTGCGTCTCCAAAATGAAAAATGCCAGAAGCCCCAACCCGCCAGCGAAAATCAGCAACATCCCAAACGTCGATGGCAGTAGGGAAAAACCGTAGATCACCGCCGCAAGAGAGATACTGTAGATCACAGAGCCGACGAGATCAAAGCGTTCTCCTCTCGCCCCTGCCCATTCGCCCTTTAACTTCCCAAAAACAATAGCAATTATCATTAGAGATAAGAACAGGCCCGCAAGGAAAATGCTCCTCCAGCTGAATCGCTCTGTTAAGACTCCGCCTAGGACCGGGCCTAGGGAGATTCCTGAGTAAGTCGCCGCAGCATTTATCCCCAAAACCTTTCCTCTTTCCCCAATCGGAAAAGCTGACGTTAAAATCGCTACGCTAGTTCCGTAGATCATCGCTCCGCCGATTCCTTGTAAAGCTTGAAAAGAGACGAGCAAAGGCAACGAGGTTGAATTTGCAGATAGAAAAAGCGAAAGGGCGAAAACCACCATGCCACAAGTAAAGATCTTTTTCCGTCCATAAATGTCCGCTATCCTCCCGAAGGGAACAAGAAACATCGCCGCGGCCAATAAATATGCAGTATTGACCCAACCCAACGAAACGGCGTTCACAGCGAACTCCCTACCAATCGATGGAAGTGCAACGGTGATGGCAGAACCCATGAAAGGAGTTAGAAAAGAACTTAACGTAGCGATGAATAGAACAACTCGCTTGCGTATAATGACTTCCATCCCTTTTCAGTCCTTAAAAGCAAGTTTTCCCAGAAGTATTTCTAAATTTTGGTTTCCTCCGAAAAGGCTCTCTTGTAGTGGTTGATTGCTGGGCGGTTTGGGAATATGATACAACCCGGCTCAGAATCCGGAAAGCCATTAAATTTTGTGAGAAAAATGGAATATATCTTTTTAAGTTTGAATGTTAAGTATGAATCTCTGGGATGCCCATAA is a genomic window containing:
- a CDS encoding threonylcarbamoyl-AMP synthase, whose amino-acid sequence is MRILKATNKNIRLAVETIKRGGLVVYPTDTVYGLGCDPFNVNSVRKVFEVKGRTRKPLPVLAYSIKDVEKVAEVTESAVKIARKFWPGPLTLILPRKPKLPGVVTCNLNSVGVRIPGHKIALELIRISNGLLIGTSANKTGEEPPRTPLEAAQQIGDKVDIIIDGGPTPLGKSSTVVDLTREKPTLVREGPIGLDAVLKALKA
- a CDS encoding MFS transporter, which codes for MEVIIRKRVVLFIATLSSFLTPFMGSAITVALPSIGREFAVNAVSLGWVNTAYLLAAAMFLVPFGRIADIYGRKKIFTCGMVVFALSLFLSANSTSLPLLVSFQALQGIGGAMIYGTSVAILTSAFPIGERGKVLGINAAATYSGISLGPVLGGVLTERFSWRSIFLAGLFLSLMIIAIVFGKLKGEWAGARGERFDLVGSVIYSISLAAVIYGFSLLPSTFGMLLIFAGGLGLLAFFILETQMKNPVLNVHLFLNNRVFAFSNLAALINYSATFAVSFLLSLYLQYVKGLSPQSAGLVLLAQPVVQAVMSPFSGRLSDRVEPRIVASAGMTLTFAGLLLFAFLNEGTALSLIVANLSLLGLGFALFSSPNTNAVMSSVEKRFYGVASGTLGTMRLIGQTLSMAVAMLVLTLYLGGVQITPEQYPLFLEGARTVFRVFSALCFLGVFASLVRGRLR